The genome window CGCCGCCGGCATCTTCGCCGTGGCGGAAAACGTGTTGTACGCGGTGGCCTCCAACCTGTTTATGATGTTTATCGCCGGCACGGTATGGGGCATCTCCATGGGCATCAACGTCACAGCCCTGCCCACCTACATCTACAGCCTGGTGCCCCGGGAATACGCCGCCACCGCCCAGACCTTTAACGGTACGGTGATCATGGTGCTGGCCATCGTGGGCAACCTGGCCGGTGGATACCTGATCGCCAGCATCGGCATCGTACAATACAACTTCGGCGTGGCTGCGTTACAGGCCGTGCTCACCCTCTTGTTCGCGCTGAGCATCCCCTTTGGGCGCAAGGTGCTCAAGATCCCCGCGCCGGACAGCGTGGTCAACGCCCAGTAGCTTACCATTTGTCAAAAAGCCCCGGCTTTCCGTCTGGGGCTTTTGCTTTCCCGGATAACGGCCATTTCAGGGACTTATCCCCCACTTTGGTTGGGTTTCTGGCAAAAAATGGCGCTGCGCGTCCCATATTTTTACGAAAAGCGCGCAAAGTTTTACCGTCTGGTAATAAAATGTAACAACTTTGTTACGTATACGTTTTATAATCAGGTTAATCCCACGATGGGATAGTATCGTAAAAGCCCGCCCAAGCGCGGCGGCAGAGGAAATGAACATGAAAAAATATAGCAGCAAAATTTTTTGCCTATTCCTATTGTGTGCGCTGGCCGCCGTAGCCTGCACATCGGTGGATGGCGGGGTCCGTTCCTCTCCCTTGCCTACCGGCGGTGTACCGGCCACGGCTACGCCGGCAGAACCTGAGGCGGCCCCGTCGCCCTGCGCCAGTCCCTCTCCTCAAAACACCCCGGCGATCACCCCGCCGGCCACGGCCACGCCCGCCGCAAGCCCGCAGGCCGCCCAAACCAACGGCCAGGACATGGCGCCGGCATACAGCGTGTCCACCCGCTCTGTCAAGCGGGACGGTATCTCCGTAACCTATCCCCAGGTCGAGGGATTGGCAAACGCCGCGGCGCAGCAGGCCATTAATGATACGATCGATAAAACGGTGCAGCAGGCCATCGCCGATATGGGCAAGGAGGATACCTATTCCCTGAACTTTGAGGTGATGACCCAGGACGAACAGATCCTCAGCCTGGTGATGAAGGGCGGGTTGTATTATCAGGGTTCGGCCCACCCCACCTCCTTTGCCTATACCTATAACTTTGACCTGGCCACCGGCCAGAGCCGCAGCCTGATGGCGGGGCGGGACCCGGCCTACATCGCCCAGGCCGTGCAGGCCGGGAAGATCACCATCCTGAATGGGGATGACGAAATGAAGGGCTATGTGGTGGAATACCTCACGCAGGTGCTGGACCCCGAGATTCTGGGCGCCGCCATGGCCCAGGCCGATAACGGCTCGGCCGACGGGGTGATGACCTTTGAAAAGGACGGGCAGCTCTGCCTGGTGCTGCCGGTCACCCACGCCCTGGGAGATTACTGCCTGGCGCGGGTCGATGGGGTGCAGTAGCGATGGGCCGGTATAGTTTTAAAAACCCCAAAGCGCGCCGCAGCTTTATCCTGGGCATACTGGCGCTGGTCCTGATCGCAGGCTTAGCCATGGGCGCCGTGCTGCTGCCCCGGGCCTGCGGCTCCTCCAAGGCTACCTCCCCCTCCGGGCAGGGCACCGGGGATGTGGGCGAGCAGGCGTACGGCGTGGCCATCCACACTGCGCTGGTGAAAAAGGGGCTGCCCGGCCGGCCGGGCAAAGCGCGCCAGGTCAAGTACATCGTCATCCACGAAACGGCCAATACCGCCGCCGGGGCGGACGCCAAAAGCCACGCGGATTTTTTGTGCTCCGGCGGGGAGGGGACTACCTCCTGGCATTACACCGTGGATCAGGATGAGATCTACCACCACATCCCGGATGACGAGGTCGCCTACCATGCCAGCACGGCGGAGGGCAACCAGTACGGCATCGGCGTGGAGCTGTGCGTCAATAGCGACGGCAACTTTGAAAAGACCTTTGATAACGCCGCCAAACTTACCGCCAAACTGCTGCGCGCCCACGGGCTGGAGATCTCCGCCGTGCGCCAGCACGCGGATTTTACCGATAAAAACTGCCCCATGACCATCCGGGACGCCGGCCGCTGGCAGGAGTTTTTAACCCGGGTCCAGTCCTATCTGGATCAGGCGGAGTAAGGTCCGCGGGCATTTTATCCCATGGCGTTTACAGCGCCCGGCCCAGCCGGGCGCTTTTTTCCGCCCTTAGGCCGCAGCCGCTTTTCTCCGCCGCTCTGCAGCCGCGGCAAGCCATCGCACGCAACCGTCCTTTTTCATTGCGGCGCAGCCAGCGCGATGTTGGCGGGAACACAAAATCCCTGGCCCGTGCGTCCGCGGACGCCTTACCATTTATTTCTAACCCTCATGCTTTCATCACTTGTGCCGCAGCGCGGGGGAACGGTATAATATTTCCATACTTTTATTTCCATACTTTTGCGCGAGAAGAGCGATTTTAAATCCCGTCATTCCGAGTTACAGGCGCGGAATCTCAGGGTGTTCTCCTGGTTTCGCCTGCACCGCGCAGCCCAGGTCAAGCGTCGCTTTCCTGCCCGTACACGATATTCTTCGCCCGGCCTTGCGGCCTTCCTCTGAATGACAGGGCTATCGCCCTTTTAGCCGCTCCTGACTTTTGAGCGGTTCAAAACGTCTGCCGCCCGCCATGAGTGTTATTCCTGCCCCAAGCCGACCTCCCTCTGAATGACAACGTAGTAAGTATTAAAGTATACTTTTCTCATCGGCTTTACTTGCACCATTCAAAAATGATACCGGCGTCATCCGCCTCCCCGTACCGGAGAAAGAAGGTATATCCCATGAAAAAAAGTACCCGCTCCTTCGCCGCGCTGCCCATGGCGCTTGTACTGCTCTGCCCGCCTGTCTGCATCGCCCAGGCGCAGGGAACGTTTGCCGCCCCGGGCCCGCAGCCCGAGCAGGGGCTGCTGCTCTGCGCCCTGGCGCTGGGGTTGGCTGGCCTTGCCGCCGCCATCGCCCTTTTAGTCCTTTTATTGCGCCGCCACCGCCAAAGGTTAGAGGGTAACTTGACAAAGCCCCGCCGGGTTCTTCCCATCTGCATGGCCGTATTCGGCGTGCTCTCCCTGGCCGCGGGCGGGATAATAGCTGTAAACGTCCTGCCCCGCGCACAGGCCTATGAGGGGGCGATAAACGCCTTAGCACACAGGGAGCTGGATTTATGCGAACAGCAGCTAGCCCAGCTGCCGGAAGATTATGCGGATACGCCGCAAATGCGCAGCTATGTCGCCGCCCTGCGCCTGCAGCAGGGGGAGGATTTCCAGCAGGCTGCCACCCTGTTTGATTCGCTGGGCGCCTATCGAGATGCAAAAGACCAGGCTATCCAATGCCGCGTAGATCGGGCCTGGCAGCTGCTGAACGGCGAAAAATTCGACGAGGCCAAAAGCGTCTTTATCGCACTGCAAGAGGAGGGTGCGCCCGGCGTGGAGGATTGCGACAAGGAGGCTGACCTGCGCAAAGCGCAATCCCTGCAAAAAGCGTTTAAAGAATCCGGCAACGTGGAAACGGGCGTTCAAGCATTGGAACTGTTTAAAGCCCTGAAGCAGGCGGGGTATGCGCCCGCGGACAATGCGCTCTACGAATTTCGCGACCTGGCCTATTATTTGGGGTTAGACGTTTTAGACGGGGAATATCCTAAGTGGGATTGGGAGGATGCCTATGCGTTTTTCCAGCTTTCCGACAACCTATACGACAGCCACCAATATCTGCATATGTTGGATCTTTTGGCCGATCCGAACCTGACCGATCGGGAAAAATGCGACATTCTGGTGTCGGATTATTGGTCCAACCACCGCATGCAGGAATTGCTTTTTGAGAGCGACTGGTTCTACTACTATCTTGATGGCGAATGGAAAAACGAGGATGGCGCTTACTTTTATTTTGAGAATTTAGATGGCGATGATTGCATCCTGGAGCAAAATATAGTGGATACGCAAAGGTTCGATGAGCTGATACTCACCGGCTATCGCTGCTATGGCGATAAAAAGCTGCTCTTTATGGTAATCCGCAGCATGATTAATCCCAATGAGATGACGATACTCGATTACACCACCGGCGAGCAGACCACCCTCACCCGCCAGCGTTAGCGCGCCCTTTTAGTAAGGCAAAAGCCTTCCAGATCAAGTTCTGGAAGGCTTTTATACTGGTCTGTTCCCTTTTCGCTTTTACAGCAGGTCGATCTTGCTAAAGTCGATATCCCCGTTTTCGTCCAGCAGCCCGTCGTCTACATGGATGCACTCGATCTTGCCGATGAACATCTCGTGCGAGCCGGTCATGATGGAGTCCACCACCGTGCACTCCGCGTTCACTGGGCAGTCCGTCAGGATGGGCGCGTTCACCTTTTCGCCCTGTGCGGTCTTGATGTTCATCTTGGCCAGCTTATCCCCGTCCCGGCGGCTCTCGCTGCCCAGATAGTCAAATTCCTTCTGGTAATCCTTGCCCACAAGGTTGAGCACGAAGCATCCGGTCTCCTTGATCATGTGATACGAATACCGGCTGGGCACGATGCCCACCATCACCATGGGCGGGTCAAAGCTGCAGTTGCCACAGTAGGCCACGGCCAGGGCGTTATCCTCCCCGTTTTTGCCGCGGCAGGAAATCAGCACCTTCGGCATGGGCTGCAGGCAGCTTTTGATATTGGCATTTTTCTTCATTTCTTATGCGCTTCCTTTCCTCTTTCTCTATCCTGTCGGCGTCGCCCGCTTAATAACTCTTGGCAAAGTAAATCTCGTACTTGGCGGGCTTGCCGCAGTGCACGCATACATCCGAGAAGGGCTTCTGCTCAAAGGGCATATTGCGGGTGGTGGCCCCGGTCTCGGCCTTGATCTCCTCCTCGCAAGCCTCGTCGCCGCACCACATGGCGTGCACAAAGCCCTTTTCCACGCCGGCCTTCAACTCGTCATAGGTAGTAGCGTCCACGGTCTTGCTCTCCCGCAGCTTCAGCGCCTTTTGGTAGAGGCCGTCGTGTACCAGCTGCAAGCGCTCCTCAATGGCGGCTTCCAGCCCCTCCATGGGCAGGAACTCCTTTTCCAGCGTATCCCGCCG of Luoshenia tenuis contains these proteins:
- a CDS encoding peptidoglycan recognition protein family protein, producing MGRYSFKNPKARRSFILGILALVLIAGLAMGAVLLPRACGSSKATSPSGQGTGDVGEQAYGVAIHTALVKKGLPGRPGKARQVKYIVIHETANTAAGADAKSHADFLCSGGEGTTSWHYTVDQDEIYHHIPDDEVAYHASTAEGNQYGIGVELCVNSDGNFEKTFDNAAKLTAKLLRAHGLEISAVRQHADFTDKNCPMTIRDAGRWQEFLTRVQSYLDQAE
- a CDS encoding flavin reductase family protein, coding for MKKNANIKSCLQPMPKVLISCRGKNGEDNALAVAYCGNCSFDPPMVMVGIVPSRYSYHMIKETGCFVLNLVGKDYQKEFDYLGSESRRDGDKLAKMNIKTAQGEKVNAPILTDCPVNAECTVVDSIMTGSHEMFIGKIECIHVDDGLLDENGDIDFSKIDLL
- a CDS encoding PdaC/SigV domain-containing protein; translated protein: MKKYSSKIFCLFLLCALAAVACTSVDGGVRSSPLPTGGVPATATPAEPEAAPSPCASPSPQNTPAITPPATATPAASPQAAQTNGQDMAPAYSVSTRSVKRDGISVTYPQVEGLANAAAQQAINDTIDKTVQQAIADMGKEDTYSLNFEVMTQDEQILSLVMKGGLYYQGSAHPTSFAYTYNFDLATGQSRSLMAGRDPAYIAQAVQAGKITILNGDDEMKGYVVEYLTQVLDPEILGAAMAQADNGSADGVMTFEKDGQLCLVLPVTHALGDYCLARVDGVQ